From the Rhea pennata isolate bPtePen1 chromosome 1, bPtePen1.pri, whole genome shotgun sequence genome, the window AGACGTGTGTGGCtgtggtggtgggggggcaGACATGGGAGGTGTGGGGCCGTGATGGGGGGTGGCCCTGAGACGTGTGGGGTatgatggggggggggacacgagGCGTGTGGGGCCGTGATGGAGGGTTTCTGAGGTGTGGGGCCACGATGGGGTGAGGGGCACGTGTGAGGTGTGGGGCCACGATGGCGGGTGTGTGAGGTGTGGGGCCGTGATGGGGAGCGCGTGACTGAGAGCAGTGTGGGGCTGTGATGTGGGGGGGTACGTGTCTGTAGGATGTGGGGCTGTGATGTGGGGGGTACGTGTCTGTAGGATGTGGGGGGTGACGATGGGGGGCCTGTGGTCCTGAGAAGCGTGGGGCCATGACGGGATGTGTGTCTGCAGGACGTGCGGGGCAATGATGGGGAGCATGAAACCCTGAGCAGTGTGTGTAGGGGGGTGTTGGTGGTCTTGAGAGATGTGGGGCAGCGATGGGGGTGTCCATGGTCGTGTGAGGTGTGGGGCTCACACGAGGAGGGCACGTGGCCATGAGCagcgtggtggtggtggtggtggtggggagcgTGTGGCCTCCAGCGGCGTGGGGCAGCCGTGGGCACATGGCTGTGATGATTTCAGTCCGTAGGAGCCGGTGTAGCCAGCAGGAATGCTTTAGGGAATGGTGGAAAATACTAGTAGCAGTAAAAACATTGCACTTCAGCATCGacccccgccccgcgctgcccaTGGTAACTCACAGATGCAGATGCCCCCCTCCATACAGCTCTCCAAAATAATTTGGCTTCCCTCATTTCTCAGTTTTGGGAGGTGCGTGCTCGCCAGAGCAACGTCAGCAATCTCTGGTAACGTGCTCCCTGCTCGTTTCCTTGAGGCAGCATCACCTGGTTTTTAGACAACTTGAAAACCCAAGGGAATTGCGGATATATAGTTTTACTGGGAAAATAGTCCccaagtattttcaaaagaaggCATAAAAATCTCATAATGGTACTAACCTattcttaaaattgttttcGGGTATGTTTTCACACTCACTGAGTGAATCTAGTGCTTTATGTTAAAACTGCGATTATCAAACCTCTTTCCAGTGGTTGTACACTGCAAAGTTTTGTAGTTTAACCCATATTAGATATAGTTATACATTTAATGATAACAGTAAGCAAAGTAACTGATTGCCTACTCTTAACTTACCATCCGTGTGATTCGCTCCTAGTGTTGCCTCTTTCAACTCTGTGTCCTCTGCGAGTTGCAGGTTCAGTGATTAAAAACTGCCTGACACCCCTTTTGCTCTGTCAGTGTTCTGcataagttgtttttttcttttttttttagtaactttTACTATTCAAAGATTGATAAATCATTGTAACTTTTATGACTTTGTAGACTATAGAATATTAGTGATCTATTTTCATGCcgaaaatgtgtttattttctcttaggATCTTGCAGTGAGAAAACAGGGCATAACAGAgtgcatctttaaaaataaactttattttttaaaaaaattattgataGGAAATACTTAGTTCCAAGTAAATTGGCTCCATTAGCTACATCCTTTCAACTTTTTCATATTAACTGAATAATTATCCTTACTTTTTCCCAATTCAGTGCTAAGCAGTTTCAGCTAGACATCCCAAAGATGATCTTTAGAGCAGTAATGAGTCTGAGAGCTAACCGGTTAATTGAGacaaatttcatttattttttttctatctgagAATATTAGAAGGGGTGAAATGATTAGGCTTAGAAGAACTGATTGTGTTTAGTGGATGGTGCATAGTTTTTTTCACATCAAACACgaatataaataaatagccTCTGTTTCCCCAACAGGGatgttcattttaataattttacgTGATCTAGGGAGTGATCCCCACAGTAAGAGCTATCCGTGTTTCTGACTCTTGTTCACGGCAGTTTGAGTTAAGGTGAGGTTTGAGTATTtggaacaaaatatatttttttttaagcaatggAGATGCTATTCTACTGTTATTGACCAGCACTGaggtaaaataaatgatttaaattatATCTGAACctaaataaaaatgcctttgaaGCGTCCATGAGATACCAGCAGATCTCTGGAAATAATATTAGGTTTATGACTGACGAAAACCTTAAAACCTAATGGTAACTAAAGCAAGGTGAAAAATGTTACATTGAAGCGGATTTTATGTTGTGCCAAATATTTTGCAACTAAAGCACTTACACATGTATACCCATTTTTTGTATTGAATACAGTGTGTGTTAACTGAATACTTAAGTATAAAAACTTACAGCTTTTATGCTAAAATACCACCTCCCTCTAGTCCTGTAGCTACTTGAGAAAACATCGACACTGTGGCTTTTGCCAGTGAAGTTTCCTAGATGTGTAGAGCTCCAGTTACAGaactgctgctcctgctggtgaGGAGCTTAGCACGAGTACCTGCCCGGGATGCGTGCCAAGACCCCCAGGGGCTTTGCTCTGATCCTGTACGTGGTGCTGCCTAAGGCAGGCTGACGGTGTTGACTTCAGCTCAAAAGACATCAGCCGCAGCCACTTTTACATAACCAGAGAAGAAGTCAGGAAAGAAGAAGGGTATTTAATggttatttttatctttgtgaGGCTGATTTCCTGAGCTAGACTCCTCTATAGAGTTCTTCGTGTCTCCTGCCATCGCTTACTACAGTCTGGTCCCTGACTGTGACTACTATCTAATTTGTtctctggatggcagcagcATCTGAAGTGAAGCAATTCAGgctgattttgtttgttctcGACAACTGTGAGCCAGTTCTGGTGTGTGCTTGAAATGCACCATCACTGCCACAATTTGTTCCTGTATGGTGGCCAGGAGTTACCTTAACACGAGGAGCTCTGACTTCGCTTCATGGCAGTCCTCAGCTTCCTTGAGTCAGTGGAGAGTGACGGGTAAGATCTGCTAAAGTTAAGCTCTTGTTCTGGACACCCCGCTAGCCTGAAGCCCTCTCCATTGACTCTAAGGTGGCTGATCAACCTCTGTGACAGCCCAATGTGATTACCTTTATTTAGATATCTAATAATTGGAGCACACACTCAGGAAAGCAGGACAGCCAGATTCAATAAAAATTGCCTATTAAGGGGGTCTCATGTAAAAAGAGTGTTTATACCATTTGGTTATGGCAAGGTTACAGCGAGAATACTCTTCCCTTGTTGAAGTGATTCCACTGTATAGATAAGActgagcaagggaaaaaaaaaacttttaaaataacattaaggATACTATGTGTAAATCCATGAGAACAATCTATCAGAAATGGTCTCCTTTTTTATGGTACTTCCCACCACAGTTACTTTATACTTCACATTAACAAAAATTAGTTAAAATGTGCACCTGGTCCAGCCAGCAGGTATCAGAATCCAAGATTCCCCCTTCACCTTCAAAGTTGCCCTCTCATCCACAGTTAAAATACAGGTAATAGGGAATCCATTCAGAACTGTGGATTTCCTTATTTGAGTTGTCCACCAAAACATTGATTTCCCAACAATTTCTAGCAGTTTCTTTGTTAAGGAAGCTTCTGCTTTTTACTTCAGGAATAAGGTATaaagccttttgtttttaaagtgaacTCAATAACTTCTGTcacttccttttatttcagtaatgaTTGGGTTATGGGGAGATCTCCCCACTCCATGCCCTACTGAAGTAACAGACTCTATATAACTTCTCTGAGTAAGTGCCTAGAACTTCGTGGGCATAGCCGACATGTaccaattaaaaaatattcaatcTAAAATGTGAGAAATTTGAGTccatattgaaaaatatttagagaattGATATGTCAGATTAGTCattgaagtaaaataaatcactgaGAATATAGTGAAAGTTCCTTCCCATCATGGCTGTAGAATTATTGCAATATTATCATAATTCTTTGTAGcctgtttttctctgattttcttgAGTTTGTTTAGGTGGGGACTTAGCCTAGGAGAATAGGAGTTTGTGTAACCACTTTATATGGTTAGGATAACGAACAAGTCATTAATCTTGCTGTGCAAAGGTTTTTAGTCATCTGTATTGTGTGTTTTCAaagtatgtgtatatataatatgtatatatatacacaaaatttACTGCACAAATGAAATAGCAGGTGAGTTTTACTTGAGTAGCTGTGCAGAATCAATCTGTGCAATTCCTGGCTCAAAACTTCCTGGTAAGAACATGATTGCAGAGACCCCACTGGGGGAAATATAAGCTGATCGGTACATTTACATAAattattggaaatattttactcaCCAGAGGAAAATCAGCTTGCATATCTAATATATAGCTTCCCCTATGAATAGGGGAAGTGTTTCCTTAGATTTGTGTTATATCTTGGAAAACTAATTTGAAGCAGAAATTAATGTTGTAAAAAATATACATCTAATGAAAACTTACTTCATATCTGTGAACCCTGTCTCtagaacagctgcttttctttttttttttcagctttcaaaattcTGCTCTAAACTCCCTGATCATgagaataataagaaaaatactgtattttgaagcGAGAAGCAGAAAAGTTAACCATTTTTATAGCTGTATTGAaaaattttatgaatttatCTAGTTTGCAATGTcatctctttgttttttcttaccttCCTTTTTAGGAATTAAATGTCAGCAGGTCAGCGATCATGAGCAACTGCATTATGTGCCTCTGTATATGTGAGACAGAGGCAGGAACATAAGAATTATGGGAAAGATTTGGACATAAATTTGCTGGAGTGATATTAGATAGtgagtaaaaagagaaaaaaaaataagaagatttTATAGGACTTTACAATGGAATGTGTACATAATTTTCCCTAGCCTTGCATAAAGGACAGATGCTCACTGCCCACAAATTGtgaatatttgaaattcttGTGAATTTGGTTTAAAAACTAGCTAATCCTTTTGTTTACATGCAGATGTCAAAGATGGGTAGAGAACTGTCGAAGGGCAGATTTAGAAGATAAGACTCCAGATCAACTCAACAAGCACTACAGGCTGTGCGCAAAACATTTTGAGACTTCTATGATATGTAGAAGTGTAAGTAAAACCAAATACTTGttgtttgcattttgcaaaatgtgaTTAACGTTTTTAATCAGAAAGTTGCATTTTAATCTTTGATGCCTTGGGTAACTATTCTCTGGGAAAATTAGTCCTAGTTTAACTGAGATCATTATCATGGTCCAGGCACCGCACAGACTCGCGGATGTTTGTATTGGCACAAAGGATGAGGTGGAAATGAGCAGttggggaagagaaaagctgaGCTGCTTCTTCTGGTTTAACGTTTGTGGAGCTCTGGCCTTCATTGCAATTCTTTCCTCACATGAACCAATGCTCATTTTGTTTACTCTCACTGGATATTACAACATTATATAAATCTATTGAGTGTAAGATTGTATACCtctaattatttaaaatcattaatgTGCTGTTACTGAAGTGTACATGGTCTGATTGAGTTCAGTTGCACTCCATTGTAGCCGAGAGTTTTAAACATTCTTTACATCTGTCAAGCTTTTGGTTCCTGTTGTATTTTATCCAACTATAATCATGTCACTGTTTCCTGTTAATGGAATACATAGTTTTCAATTCTTCTCATTAACAAGATGGTGCTGATTTTAAGAGCTTCTGTAACAGTAGGAAACTGGATTTGGGTCTTCGTATCAAGTTTTAATTTGTAGGCTAAGTTCCACTCTGATATATATGCACATTTGCTCCTTTAGTTATGTAGgataatttaaaatgcaggtcGGAATTTTTGTCAGGGATATGTGATGTGGAGACAAAGGGGGAAAAGGTAGTTAGCTTTAGCTAACTAAGAGTTAGctctcttgttttcagttttctcttgaTATGCCTGAAATGTGAATTACTTAGTGTagcattttgtttgttctgaactatcagaaagtaaaaatactaaAGGAAAAAGACTGCATTTGTCTATCATTACtgtcaaataaaatgcaaaaatgaaaacataaacagTTAGAGTGTCTGGCCTCTGAAAtttgttctgggtttttttattcATGCAGTGAGAACTTCCCAGAGAAATCCCTAATCTACATATCTATCTTCTTACAGAGTCCTTACAGAACAGTTTTAAGGGATAATGCTGTGCCAACTATATTTGATCTTACAAGTCATCTGAACAATCCACACAGCAGGcatagaaaaagaataaaagagctggtaagtttttaatttaagaacTTGTCTTTATTGTTCTAACATGCAAAGAAAGTTCAGATgaagttttatataaaagtgtCACACAAAagttgtaaatatatatataagatgATCCATGCATATAACCAAGATCAAGCAGTTCCTGTGAAATTGTGACTTGTCAATGGCTCCTTTGTatcatttacagaaaaagtgTCTATAGATATCTGTAGATTCAAGTGAAAATTAAGAAGAGCTCAACTAATGAGATCTCTTCATATGttcaaaaaatacagatgaattCTAGATATTCCTTCATAAGTTTGATAAGTGAGTTTATTAACTAAAACTTAGAAAGTAGTGTAAAAGACAGTTCTGTGTGGTGACTAGGTATATATCCTATATCAAAGCAGAATTCTTCCTTAAAACTGATTTACTAACAATTGTAAAATATAGATTGAATAATCTCCTGGTATAAATATAGGAACTTTAGCAATAAGAGCAAACTATTTTGACATAGTTTATTGCTGTCATGACATACATATCTACTAATTATCTGAAGAAATCCCTCCTTTTTACATCTGCTAACACTTTTTCATAAGACCATTTTAAAAGTGTTAGTATTTATCTATAATAGTATAACCTGATCTTGatgtgttttaatattttaaggtCACATGGTAGTCATTATCataaatataattctttttctttctttaagagtGAAGATGAAATAAGAACATTGAAGCAGCAAAAGAGTAAGTGGGCAAAATATTTGGGCTCATAGAAGCAGATAAGAGTAATGCAGAATGCTAACTGTAAGCTTACATGTGTATCCTGAAGCTAGCTGAATTGCTGCTTGATTTTAAACAGCTAATCTAAACTGTCTCTGAAATACTCATTCACTTTTAAACTAGAAACATTATTCTTTGGACTCCAGTAACTTAAAAGATTATGGGGAGAGTAGGAGAAAGCAAATGGTATGTTTTACACTTCTGTAGtcttacagtattttatttttgtagttgaTGAAGCTTTTGAACGGGAACAGACAACTCAAGAGTTGAACGAAAGCAGTGCGCAGAATACTGTCTcagaggaaggaggggaagaacAAGAGGAGGAAGCTGTTCCCTTAACacttgaagaaagagaaaacaaagattaCCTTAAATCTTTGTTTGAAATTTTGATCCTAATGGGTAAACAAAATATTCCCTTGGATGGCCATAATGTTGATGAACTTCCAGAAGGTATTTTCACTTCAGACAATTTCCAAGCTCTGCTGGAATATAGAATAAATGCTGGAGATGAAGTTCTGAGGAAACGATTTGAGATGACTGCAGTAAATCTTGAGTATTGTTCAAAAACTCAGCAGAAGCAAATGCTTGAGATCTGTGAAAGCTGTGTTAGAGAAGAGACACTGAGGGAAGTAAGAGACTCTCACTTCTTTTCTATAGTTACTGATGAAGTAGTAGATATAGCTGGAGAAGAACATTTGCCAGTTTTGGTGAGATTTGTCGATGAGTCTCATAATCTAAGAGAGGAATTCATAGGGTTTTTGCCTTATGAGGCTGATCCTGAAATTTTAGCTGTTAAATTCCACACGACTATCACTGAAAAGTGGGGTCTAAACATGGAGTACTGTCGAGGTCAAGCCTACATCGTCTCCAGTGGATTTGCTTCTAAAATGAAAGTTGTAGCTACAAGACTCTTGGAAAAGTATCCACAAGCTGTGTATACGCTGTGTTCCTCTTGTGCCTTAAATGTATGGCTGGCAAAATCTGTCCCTGTTGTTGGTGTTTCCATTGCACTAGGAACAATTGAAGAAGTCTGCTGTCTTTTTAATCAGTCTCCACAATTACTAGTAGAACTGGACAAtacaatttctgttctttttcagaaCAATGAGGAGAAAGGTAATGAGCTGAAGGAGATCTGCCGTTCTCAGTGGACGGGCAGACATGATACTTTTGAGGTTTTAGTGGACCTGATACAAGCATTGGTACTGTGTTTGGATGGTGTTAGCAGTGACTCATCTGTCCGGTGGAGCAACTTTATTGCTGGTCGAGCATTTGTACTTTCAAGTGCGTTAACAGATTTTGACTTCATTGTCACTATTgtaattctgaaaaacattctATCTTTTACAagagcatttggaaaaaatctcCAAGGACAAACATCAGATGTATTCTTTGCAGCTAGCAGCTTAACAGCAGTGTTGCATTCTCTGAATGAAGTGATGGAAAATATTGAAGTTTACCATGAATTTTGGTTTGAGGAAGCAACAAATTTGGCTACAAAACTGGACGTACAAATTAAACTTCCTGGAAAATTTCGCAGGGCACAACAGGGTAATTTGGACTctgaaataacttcagaaaattaCTACAAGGAAATCCTCAGTGTCCCTGCAGTGGAGCACATTATTCAAGAATTAAAAGACATATTCTCAGAACAACATTTAAAAGCTCTCAAATGTTTATCATTAGTGCCCTCAGTCATGGGGCAGCTCAAGTTCAATACATCTGAAGAGCATCATGCTGATATGTACAAAAATGACTTGCCTAATCCAGACACGCTTTCTGCTGAGCTTCATTGTTGGAGAATCAAGTGgaagcacagaggaaaagacATTGAACTTCCAGCTACTATTTATGAAGCACTTCATTTGCCTGACATAAAATTTTTCCCTAATGTATATGCATTGCTCAAAGTCTTGTGCATTCTTCCAGTAATGAAGGTGGAGAATGAGAAATACGAAGTAGGGCGAAAGCGCTTAAAGGCATACCTGAAAAACACTTTGACTGAACAAAGGTCAAGCAACCTAGCTCTGCTCAACATAAACTTTGATATAAAACATGACTTAGATTTAATGGTGGACACCTACATAAAACTTTATCCAGATAAAGTAGAATTTCAAGAAGACTTTCTTCCCTCAAATAACTCCGAAGTAACAGAAGATGCTTAATTTTTTAAGCTCTAACCAGTCTGTTGAAACAGCTTTTTCCTAGCTAAACTTCAAGGTTGAGATAAAAAGCTGTGAAATCTCAAAAATCACTGCAATGATATTTCCATTTTAGGTCTCAGACTGAAGAAGCAGTGGTCAATGACgcaagctgtgttttgtttaatcTGCATTAAATATATTATGTGGACAAAAACAAGCCTGAAAATAAACCTGCTCTTGGCGAAGATGGTGCTTTCTCCATCTGAATGACTTAACTAGGTGCTCGTTTACTTTGTTGCATCTTGGAAAAAGTATGTTGTGGTGATTGTAGATCTGATGGGGCTGTTACATATTCACTCATGAATAAGGATAAGAAAAAACTCACAATGTTAAAAAGAGAGTATAGTCCATTTCAGTCTAGTTACTTagaattttcctctttttgaaaacctaaaaaaaatctttaggcATACATTGGCATTTTGGAGTGGATTCAGCTATTGCATGATCTTCATGCTGTGGACTGTTCtctataaaaagtaaaaattaatgatttaGAGGTACGATGAGGTTTTATTGGAAAAGTCAGCCTCTTTAATCACTTGATGACTGTTTACATTCCTTTGTGTGAGGCAcacaattgtttttttttctttagatttttaaCAGGTATGGCAGGAATACTGAAATTCCTTGAAGACActaaaaattaagtttattcTGTGGCATTTAAATGTTTGTTCTATCCTGTCTCTGATACAAAATTGTGCATTTTA encodes:
- the THAP12 gene encoding 52 kDa repressor of the inhibitor of the protein kinase isoform X1, which codes for MPNFCAAPNCTRKSTQSDLAFFRFPRDPVRCQRWVENCRRADLEDKTPDQLNKHYRLCAKHFETSMICRSSPYRTVLRDNAVPTIFDLTSHLNNPHSRHRKRIKELSEDEIRTLKQQKIDEAFEREQTTQELNESSAQNTVSEEGGEEQEEEAVPLTLEERENKDYLKSLFEILILMGKQNIPLDGHNVDELPEGIFTSDNFQALLEYRINAGDEVLRKRFEMTAVNLEYCSKTQQKQMLEICESCVREETLREVRDSHFFSIVTDEVVDIAGEEHLPVLVRFVDESHNLREEFIGFLPYEADPEILAVKFHTTITEKWGLNMEYCRGQAYIVSSGFASKMKVVATRLLEKYPQAVYTLCSSCALNVWLAKSVPVVGVSIALGTIEEVCCLFNQSPQLLVELDNTISVLFQNNEEKGNELKEICRSQWTGRHDTFEVLVDLIQALVLCLDGVSSDSSVRWSNFIAGRAFVLSSALTDFDFIVTIVILKNILSFTRAFGKNLQGQTSDVFFAASSLTAVLHSLNEVMENIEVYHEFWFEEATNLATKLDVQIKLPGKFRRAQQGNLDSEITSENYYKEILSVPAVEHIIQELKDIFSEQHLKALKCLSLVPSVMGQLKFNTSEEHHADMYKNDLPNPDTLSAELHCWRIKWKHRGKDIELPATIYEALHLPDIKFFPNVYALLKVLCILPVMKVENEKYEVGRKRLKAYLKNTLTEQRSSNLALLNINFDIKHDLDLMVDTYIKLYPDKVEFQEDFLPSNNSEVTEDA
- the THAP12 gene encoding 52 kDa repressor of the inhibitor of the protein kinase isoform X2, which codes for MICRSSPYRTVLRDNAVPTIFDLTSHLNNPHSRHRKRIKELSEDEIRTLKQQKIDEAFEREQTTQELNESSAQNTVSEEGGEEQEEEAVPLTLEERENKDYLKSLFEILILMGKQNIPLDGHNVDELPEGIFTSDNFQALLEYRINAGDEVLRKRFEMTAVNLEYCSKTQQKQMLEICESCVREETLREVRDSHFFSIVTDEVVDIAGEEHLPVLVRFVDESHNLREEFIGFLPYEADPEILAVKFHTTITEKWGLNMEYCRGQAYIVSSGFASKMKVVATRLLEKYPQAVYTLCSSCALNVWLAKSVPVVGVSIALGTIEEVCCLFNQSPQLLVELDNTISVLFQNNEEKGNELKEICRSQWTGRHDTFEVLVDLIQALVLCLDGVSSDSSVRWSNFIAGRAFVLSSALTDFDFIVTIVILKNILSFTRAFGKNLQGQTSDVFFAASSLTAVLHSLNEVMENIEVYHEFWFEEATNLATKLDVQIKLPGKFRRAQQGNLDSEITSENYYKEILSVPAVEHIIQELKDIFSEQHLKALKCLSLVPSVMGQLKFNTSEEHHADMYKNDLPNPDTLSAELHCWRIKWKHRGKDIELPATIYEALHLPDIKFFPNVYALLKVLCILPVMKVENEKYEVGRKRLKAYLKNTLTEQRSSNLALLNINFDIKHDLDLMVDTYIKLYPDKVEFQEDFLPSNNSEVTEDA